A genomic window from Carassius auratus strain Wakin chromosome 45, ASM336829v1, whole genome shotgun sequence includes:
- the LOC113063333 gene encoding uncharacterized protein LOC113063333 isoform X3 — MTQSVAPTKFEREELEATGLGEKKVTFFGDENNAEDFKNYILTTYPKLGDCGGFEILKTSGMTRSRNLVVLPCPNTGYTIKALKENMGHAVIYIRPMQKDIELSSSVVCESPMLGPMERCLTCEKQFNFNELKVHIESCRPRTECSNHLPPTLENEHLNAQTSDSDSLINQSPTEENTDQLFIDLTDEKTDMESLSEWRRMREEQDDEYNQSLIADQAKVCRVNFITDIL, encoded by the exons ATGACACAAAGTGTTGCACCAACAAAGTTTGAAAGGGAGGAACTGGAAGCTACAGGACTTGGAGAGAAAAAGGTTACATTTTTTG GCGATGAAAACAATGCAGAAGATTTCAAAAACTACATTCTAACGACATATCCAAAACTTGGTGACTGTGGGGGATTTGAGATTTTAAAAACATCAGGCATGACCCGATCTAGGAATCTGGTGGTGTTGCCTTGCCCAAACACAGGGTACACAATTAAGGCTCTAAAAGAAAATATGGGACATGCTGTCATCTACATACGTCCTATGCAAAAAGACATAGAACTGTCCAgttct GTTGTCTGTGAATCTCCCATGCTTGGGCCAATGGAGAGATGTCTTACCTGTGAAAAACAGTTCAATTTCAATGAACTTAAGGTTCACATTGAGAGCTGCAG GCCTAGGACTGAATGTTCCAATCACCTGCCACCAACATTAGAGAACGAACACCTAAATGCACAGACTTCAGACAGTGATTCACTCATCAACCAGTCTCCCACTGAGGAAAATACTGACCAGCTGTTCATCGATTTAACAGATGAAAAAACGGACATG GAATCTTTAAGTGAATGGCGGAGGATGCGTGAGGAGCAGGATGATGAATATAATCAGTCTTTGATAGCAGATCAAGCCAAAGTATGTAGGGTAAACTTTATAACAGACATCCTCTGA
- the LOC113063330 gene encoding G2/M phase-specific E3 ubiquitin-protein ligase-like isoform X2 — protein sequence MRTRKFVLSESIKALFDFVGEVEDATEWFQIQEALSPPLRKDLCGTIFERNIRGPTTLFVQWISSEDVEFMQTILAPDGNDNHNKADYNSGTVSPLDQPSTSNEHLASFSPCSEQEETVQKTNLQTILSLLSAKIDDDSPTSNQINVVRDYKGNTHNILRSTVQAFSRRRFNLGARLDVIFVDDTKVAEGAVDCGGPTREYLRLLLKAVQQSSIFVGPENSKRLRLDSEALHKGLYRQISQMISVCIILGGMGPHFFSEKLFLQVCGKPTRPATLDEVDDETFKEMLCKIKEAETLPEAKAAIDLAEDCLSIIGAFRSISTLKQRDMLVQSAVEYYVDGRCNVALQQFVDGFNTLGLLQEMQTHTDLFRIIFVEDKKPLRSSDLTSLFEVNLSDQDTYKRELETRTLCFWRDWIIDVEEERNSYRFETT from the exons ATGAGGACCAGGAAATTTGTTTTAAGTGAATCAATTAAG GCACTGTTTGACTTTGTTGGAGAAGTGGAGGACGCTACAGAATGGTTCCAGATTCAGGAAGCCTTATCACCACCTCTTAGAAAAGACCTATGTGGAaccatttttgaaagaaatatcagAGGGCCAACCACACTTTTTGTCCAGTGGATTTCCTCCGAAGACGTAGAG TTTATGCAGACCATTCTTGCACCTGATGGCAATGACAACCATAATAAAGCTGATTATAATTCTGGGACTGTCAGCCCTTTGGATCAACCTAGCACCTCTAATGAACACCTGGCATCGTTCTCCCCTTGTTCAGAGCAGGAAGAGACTGTCCAGaa GACCAACCTTCAAACAATACTGAGTCTCCTTTCAGCCAAGATAGATGATGACAGTCCCACTAGTAATCAGATCAATGTTGTAAGGGATTATAAAGGCAATACCCACAACATACTGAGAAGCACTGTTCAGGCTTTTAGTCGGCGACGATTTAACCTCGGAGCTAGACTGGATGTGATTTTTGTTGATGATACAAAAGTGGCAGAGGGGGCTGTGGACTGTGGTGGTCCCACTAGAGAGTACCTCAGATTGCTCCTTAAGGCTGTCCAACAGTCTAGCATATTTGTGGGCCCTGAAAATAGTAAGAGGTTGCGGCTTGACAGTGAAG CTTTGCACAAAGGTCTTTACAGGCAGATATCTCAAATGATATCAGTTTGTATAATTCTTGGAGGAATGGGGCCACATTTCTTTTCAGAAAAGCTCTTTCTCCAAGTTTGTGGTAAACCCACCCGTCCTGCAACCTTGGATGAAGTAGATGATGAGACCTTTAAAGAAATGCTTTGCAAA ataaaagaaGCCGAAACTCTTCCAGAAGCCAAAGCTGCCATTGATCTGGCAGAAGATTGCCTGTCCATAATTGGAGCCTTTAGATCCATTAGTACTCTTAAGCAGCGGGACATGCTGGTACAGTCAGCTGTGGAGTATTATGTTGATGGGAGATGCAATGTTGCACTGCAACA gttTGTCGATGGTTTTAACACCCTTGGACTTCTTCAAGaaatgcagacacacacagatctgtTTCGCATCATATTTGTTGAAGACAAAAAACCACTGCGATCTTCAGACCTGACATCACTTTTTGAAGTAAACCTGTCAGATCAAGACACCTATAAGAGAGAACTAGAGACCAGGACCTTGTGCTTCTGGAGAGACTGGATCATTGATGTtgaag aagaaagaaattcatacaggtttgaaacaacatga
- the LOC113063330 gene encoding G2/M phase-specific E3 ubiquitin-protein ligase-like isoform X1 — translation MRTRKFVLSESIKALFDFVGEVEDATEWFQIQEALSPPLRKDLCGTIFERNIRGPTTLFVQWISSEDVEFMQTILAPDGNDNHNKADYNSGTVSPLDQPSTSNEHLASFSPCSEQEETVQKTNLQTILSLLSAKIDDDSPTSNQINVVRDYKGNTHNILRSTVQAFSRRRFNLGARLDVIFVDDTKVAEGAVDCGGPTREYLRLLLKAVQQSSIFVGPENSKRLRLDSEALHKGLYRQISQMISVCIILGGMGPHFFSEKLFLQVCGKPTRPATLDEVDDETFKEMLCKIKEAETLPEAKAAIDLAEDCLSIIGAFRSISTLKQRDMLVQSAVEYYVDGRCNVALQQFVDGFNTLGLLQEMQTHTDLFRIIFVEDKKPLRSSDLTSLFEVNLSDQDTYKRELETRTLCFWRDWIIDVEAEERNSYRFETT, via the exons ATGAGGACCAGGAAATTTGTTTTAAGTGAATCAATTAAG GCACTGTTTGACTTTGTTGGAGAAGTGGAGGACGCTACAGAATGGTTCCAGATTCAGGAAGCCTTATCACCACCTCTTAGAAAAGACCTATGTGGAaccatttttgaaagaaatatcagAGGGCCAACCACACTTTTTGTCCAGTGGATTTCCTCCGAAGACGTAGAG TTTATGCAGACCATTCTTGCACCTGATGGCAATGACAACCATAATAAAGCTGATTATAATTCTGGGACTGTCAGCCCTTTGGATCAACCTAGCACCTCTAATGAACACCTGGCATCGTTCTCCCCTTGTTCAGAGCAGGAAGAGACTGTCCAGaa GACCAACCTTCAAACAATACTGAGTCTCCTTTCAGCCAAGATAGATGATGACAGTCCCACTAGTAATCAGATCAATGTTGTAAGGGATTATAAAGGCAATACCCACAACATACTGAGAAGCACTGTTCAGGCTTTTAGTCGGCGACGATTTAACCTCGGAGCTAGACTGGATGTGATTTTTGTTGATGATACAAAAGTGGCAGAGGGGGCTGTGGACTGTGGTGGTCCCACTAGAGAGTACCTCAGATTGCTCCTTAAGGCTGTCCAACAGTCTAGCATATTTGTGGGCCCTGAAAATAGTAAGAGGTTGCGGCTTGACAGTGAAG CTTTGCACAAAGGTCTTTACAGGCAGATATCTCAAATGATATCAGTTTGTATAATTCTTGGAGGAATGGGGCCACATTTCTTTTCAGAAAAGCTCTTTCTCCAAGTTTGTGGTAAACCCACCCGTCCTGCAACCTTGGATGAAGTAGATGATGAGACCTTTAAAGAAATGCTTTGCAAA ataaaagaaGCCGAAACTCTTCCAGAAGCCAAAGCTGCCATTGATCTGGCAGAAGATTGCCTGTCCATAATTGGAGCCTTTAGATCCATTAGTACTCTTAAGCAGCGGGACATGCTGGTACAGTCAGCTGTGGAGTATTATGTTGATGGGAGATGCAATGTTGCACTGCAACA gttTGTCGATGGTTTTAACACCCTTGGACTTCTTCAAGaaatgcagacacacacagatctgtTTCGCATCATATTTGTTGAAGACAAAAAACCACTGCGATCTTCAGACCTGACATCACTTTTTGAAGTAAACCTGTCAGATCAAGACACCTATAAGAGAGAACTAGAGACCAGGACCTTGTGCTTCTGGAGAGACTGGATCATTGATGTtgaag cagaagaaagaaattcatacaggtttgaaacaacatga